A genome region from Paenibacillus pabuli includes the following:
- the cobA gene encoding uroporphyrinogen-III C-methyltransferase — protein MVGKVFLVGAGPGDAKLITVKGWESIGKADAVVYDRLASPRLLKQMKPGAVKIYVGKRPDRHTMKQEEINQLLVDLALEGKVVVRLKGGDPTIFGRVGEEADLLRKNDVPFEIVPGVTAAISVPAYAGIPVTHRDYASSISIITGHESPDKLDRSIHWDKVTNATGTLVFMMGVAKIGYISEQLIRHGRPAQTPVALVRWGTRAEQDTLVGTLENIEAKVIAANFQPPAVIVVGDVVNQREQLKWAEALPLFGKRILVTRARSQASELVNRIEELGGEPYEFPVIETLMPSSETAKQSVKNAFDALKTFDWVFFTSVNGVEFFFRHLEDQGRDIRAIHQARVAAVGPSTAEALRKHGIIAEVVKGPFQQEGMLEAFESELKEGQKVLLPHGDLARSWLPDQLKERGLEVTEAIIYDTVLAGEDDDELLKLLEEGGIHAVTFTSSSTVTNFMEMLKRMGLQDPLPLLKNVEVACIGPVTAKTAEAAGMKVTLMAAEATIESMISALCEWKRKPSPEGAMPR, from the coding sequence ATGGTGGGAAAGGTCTTTTTGGTAGGAGCAGGTCCAGGGGATGCGAAGCTGATAACGGTAAAAGGATGGGAGTCCATCGGCAAAGCGGATGCTGTAGTCTATGATCGTTTGGCCAGTCCGAGATTGTTAAAGCAGATGAAGCCTGGCGCAGTGAAGATATACGTAGGCAAGCGGCCTGACCGGCACACGATGAAACAGGAAGAGATCAATCAACTATTGGTGGATCTGGCCCTTGAAGGGAAAGTGGTTGTCCGGCTGAAGGGCGGGGATCCGACGATATTTGGACGCGTGGGCGAAGAGGCAGACCTGCTACGCAAAAACGACGTTCCTTTTGAAATCGTGCCAGGCGTTACCGCAGCCATAAGTGTGCCTGCTTATGCCGGAATACCGGTGACCCATCGCGACTATGCATCATCCATATCCATTATTACGGGGCATGAAAGCCCGGACAAGCTGGATCGCAGCATTCATTGGGATAAAGTGACGAACGCAACGGGAACACTGGTATTTATGATGGGTGTAGCCAAAATCGGCTATATCAGTGAACAGCTCATCCGTCATGGCCGTCCGGCACAGACACCTGTCGCATTGGTTCGTTGGGGAACAAGAGCGGAACAGGATACCCTTGTGGGTACGCTTGAAAATATAGAAGCCAAGGTCATTGCTGCCAATTTCCAACCGCCTGCAGTCATTGTAGTTGGTGATGTGGTGAACCAGCGTGAGCAATTGAAGTGGGCCGAGGCACTGCCGTTATTCGGCAAACGAATTCTGGTGACGCGGGCTCGCAGTCAGGCGAGCGAACTGGTGAATCGCATCGAGGAACTTGGCGGAGAGCCGTATGAGTTTCCGGTTATTGAGACTCTTATGCCTTCGAGTGAAACAGCCAAACAAAGCGTCAAAAATGCCTTCGATGCGTTAAAGACATTTGACTGGGTATTTTTCACGAGCGTAAACGGCGTGGAGTTTTTCTTCCGTCATCTGGAGGATCAAGGCAGGGACATCCGGGCGATCCATCAAGCAAGAGTCGCCGCGGTAGGACCTTCAACTGCTGAGGCCCTGCGCAAGCACGGTATTATTGCCGAAGTGGTCAAAGGACCTTTTCAGCAGGAAGGCATGCTGGAAGCTTTTGAAAGTGAACTGAAAGAAGGTCAGAAAGTGCTGCTTCCCCACGGGGACTTGGCGCGATCCTGGTTGCCTGATCAGTTAAAGGAACGTGGACTCGAAGTCACGGAAGCGATCATCTATGACACCGTACTAGCGGGCGAGGATGATGACGAACTACTGAAGCTGCTGGAAGAAGGCGGAATTCACGCGGTAACGTTCACCAGTTCTTCGACGGTTACTAATTTTATGGAGATGCTTAAACGCATGGGACTCCAAGATCCATTACCTTTGTTAAAGAATGTCGAGGTTGCTTGCATCGGGCCAGTGACTGCCAAGACGGCAGAAGCAGCTGGGATGAAGGTGACACTGATGGCTGCAGAAGCAACGATCGAAAGTATGATCTCTGCACTGTGCGAGTGGAAACGGAAGCCTTCTCCAGAAGGGGCTATGCCTCGTTGA
- the ccsA gene encoding cytochrome c biogenesis protein CcsA: MTLAEQIYEALIYMYALSLLFYFSDCIRRNAGAKRTGTGFLVVVWLLQVVHVILRMWTEGHFPIYTTFDFLFIFSFSIVLMSLGMIRVQRSEFVILLLNIVGFSVTVLNRLWFTAGEISLHNWQTVHGLLIMHITLANLGFAALTVAAVFAMLYLFLHRKLKNKKWNDTMRRMPSLEVIGKYMDGATLIGTPLLGVSVVLAVLSIVAETRWYLLLDLKVIATGLAIAIYIGYFVSKHRKQFSNIIMARWTLIGYGFVIISFLSNAYSAFHRWTGE; the protein is encoded by the coding sequence TTGACCCTTGCTGAACAAATCTATGAAGCTCTGATCTATATGTATGCCCTGAGCCTTCTGTTCTATTTCTCGGACTGCATTCGACGGAATGCGGGGGCGAAGCGAACGGGCACAGGGTTTCTTGTTGTTGTCTGGCTGCTTCAGGTCGTTCATGTAATTTTGCGTATGTGGACCGAGGGCCATTTTCCGATCTATACCACTTTTGATTTCCTGTTCATTTTCTCGTTTAGTATCGTATTGATGTCTCTTGGGATGATACGTGTCCAGCGTTCGGAATTTGTCATCCTGCTATTAAATATCGTTGGTTTCTCCGTTACTGTACTGAATCGATTGTGGTTCACGGCTGGGGAGATATCGCTGCATAACTGGCAGACCGTTCACGGGCTGCTGATCATGCATATCACGCTGGCAAATTTGGGTTTTGCAGCCCTCACGGTAGCTGCTGTGTTCGCGATGTTGTATCTGTTCCTACACCGCAAATTGAAAAACAAAAAATGGAATGATACGATGCGGCGGATGCCGAGTCTTGAAGTCATTGGCAAGTACATGGATGGCGCAACACTGATTGGAACACCGCTACTTGGTGTCTCCGTGGTGCTGGCCGTTCTATCCATTGTCGCTGAGACCAGGTGGTATCTGCTTTTGGATCTGAAAGTCATTGCAACAGGTCTCGCTATCGCGATCTACATCGGTTATTTCGTTTCCAAGCATAGAAAGCAGTTTTCCAACATTATTATGGCAAGATGGACATTGATTGGATATGGTTTTGTCATTATAAGCTTTTTATCCAATGCGTATTCAGCGTTTCATCGTTGGACAGGAGAGTGA
- a CDS encoding precorrin-2 dehydrogenase/sirohydrochlorin ferrochelatase family protein has protein sequence MDCYTPLYVNTSGKTCCVIGGGRVAERKIKGLLHAEAHIKVISPEITSELKQLHQDSRIEWIARSYRKGDLRGAFLVYAATDHVEVNALVVQEASDAGILVNDAMSSENSAFITPSVVRRGRLSIAISTAGAGPAAAAEIRSTLEQQFGEEYETYIEFLHQMRIQVKARVSSSRERSILLRRLTEMNVLEDIRAGQFQWWTEEEIGNWISRNQEEL, from the coding sequence ATGGATTGCTATACGCCGTTATATGTAAATACTTCAGGCAAAACCTGCTGCGTGATTGGGGGCGGACGAGTCGCCGAACGCAAGATTAAAGGTTTGCTTCACGCCGAAGCGCATATTAAGGTAATTAGTCCGGAAATCACATCGGAGCTGAAACAACTGCATCAGGATTCCCGAATTGAGTGGATAGCCCGGTCCTACCGCAAAGGTGATTTGCGGGGGGCCTTTCTCGTATATGCAGCAACGGATCACGTTGAAGTCAACGCATTGGTAGTACAGGAAGCGAGCGATGCGGGCATACTGGTCAATGATGCGATGTCTTCCGAGAACAGTGCTTTTATTACCCCCAGTGTGGTTAGGCGTGGAAGATTGAGCATTGCCATCTCAACGGCTGGAGCAGGACCGGCAGCAGCTGCAGAGATTCGGTCTACACTGGAGCAACAATTTGGTGAAGAATACGAGACATATATTGAATTTTTGCATCAGATGAGGATTCAAGTGAAGGCACGTGTATCGTCTTCGCGTGAGCGAAGCATCTTACTGCGGCGATTGACTGAAATGAATGTACTGGAGGACATCCGTGCAGGGCAATTTCAGTGGTGGACAGAAGAAGAAATCGGGAACTGGATATCCCGTAATCAGGAGGAGCTGTAG
- the hemC gene encoding hydroxymethylbilane synthase, with the protein MRTIKVGSRQSALALTQTGHVIQDLRSICEREGLAFDFEVHKIVTKGDLILDVTLSKVGGKGLFVKEIEQAMLDHTIDMAVHSMKDMPSELPEGLINGAVPRRADPRDALISNGGLTLDQLPEGARVGTSSLRRSSQLKAYRPDLQLESLRGNIDSRLRKLETEGLDAIILAAAGLYRMGWQDRITEYLSEEACLPAVGQGALGIECREDDAELLHLLKLYNDPETASPVLAERRFLSVLNGGCQVPIGAHAVWNRQQDTDSPNGQNTLQLTGMVGTPDGGLILKEALTGTDPVRLGEEVAWRLIERGAEQILAEVRG; encoded by the coding sequence ATGCGTACAATTAAAGTGGGAAGCAGACAAAGCGCACTTGCTTTGACACAGACAGGCCATGTAATTCAGGATTTACGCAGTATTTGTGAGCGGGAAGGTTTAGCATTTGACTTTGAAGTACATAAGATCGTTACGAAGGGAGACTTAATCCTCGATGTAACGTTATCCAAAGTCGGTGGCAAAGGACTGTTTGTCAAAGAGATTGAACAGGCGATGTTGGATCATACCATTGATATGGCCGTGCACAGCATGAAGGATATGCCGTCTGAATTGCCGGAAGGATTAATCAACGGCGCTGTTCCACGCCGTGCAGATCCGCGTGATGCACTGATTTCCAATGGAGGTCTCACTTTGGATCAATTGCCGGAAGGAGCGAGAGTGGGGACAAGCAGCCTCCGTCGTTCCAGTCAGTTGAAGGCATACCGCCCGGATCTGCAGCTTGAATCCCTGCGTGGTAACATCGATTCACGTCTTCGCAAGCTGGAGACTGAGGGTCTCGATGCTATTATTTTGGCTGCTGCAGGGTTATATCGAATGGGCTGGCAGGATCGGATTACCGAGTATCTGTCCGAAGAGGCTTGTCTTCCTGCGGTAGGTCAGGGTGCACTGGGTATTGAATGCCGTGAGGATGACGCGGAGCTGCTTCATCTGTTGAAGCTGTATAATGATCCGGAGACCGCTTCTCCCGTTTTGGCAGAACGTCGCTTCCTCAGCGTGTTGAATGGGGGATGCCAGGTTCCTATCGGTGCTCATGCTGTCTGGAATCGTCAGCAAGATACCGATTCCCCGAATGGGCAAAACACGTTACAATTAACGGGTATGGTCGGCACGCCGGATGGCGGACTGATTCTGAAGGAAGCTCTGACCGGCACAGATCCGGTACGTCTTGGAGAAGAAGTGGCTTGGAGATTGATTGAACGGGGAGCAGAGCAGATACTGGCAGAAGTTAGGGGATGA